In the Fibrobacter sp. UWB4 genome, one interval contains:
- a CDS encoding PTS sugar transporter subunit IIA — MRLSERFVDNCILINSSSETKEAILNELVDTLCSAYKLDHRDEIFEAIWTREQSRSTGIGCGLAVPHAKIDYVDRMCMVAATIEKGLDFQSFDGEPVYLLILIVSPGNTVGPHLKALSSVSRLLADGNVRKDLIASKTPAEFLTILRAAEDKFL, encoded by the coding sequence ATGCGTCTTTCTGAAAGATTTGTAGATAATTGCATCTTGATTAACTCTTCCAGCGAAACTAAGGAAGCCATTCTTAACGAATTGGTAGATACTCTTTGCAGCGCCTACAAACTTGATCACCGCGACGAAATCTTCGAAGCCATCTGGACACGCGAACAGAGCCGTTCCACGGGCATCGGTTGCGGACTCGCCGTTCCGCATGCAAAGATAGACTACGTGGACCGTATGTGCATGGTTGCCGCCACAATCGAAAAAGGCCTGGACTTCCAGTCCTTTGACGGTGAACCGGTATACCTGCTCATCCTCATCGTGAGCCCGGGCAATACTGTGGGTCCGCACCTCAAGGCTCTCTCCTCCGTGAGCCGCCTCCTCGCCGACGGCAACGTGCGCAAGGACCTCATCGCCTCGAAGACTCCGGCCGAGTTCCTCACCATCCTCCGCGCCGCCGAAGACAAGTTCCTGTAG
- a CDS encoding type I 3-dehydroquinate dehydratase, with the protein MPTDSRKYLVGLVSPETLTAAESEEFHPARIDYESCDILEIRYDFFDESEWAGLSARIRKLVPKAIQLGTIRLKRDGGTFPDARAIERLGLFEQILNASDIPEWLDLERDCLHDYDKLRELTAPKGVKILISEHNFTRIPNDLELKNYLNDVKRVKADGIKIAAMSNSDDDCSRLYKFAKKAKGLKFIAAFGMGETGKTSRIWSLKEGANLTYGSIGKAAAPGQIDVALMRKAIDRLETSSSQLEISSFLDTF; encoded by the coding sequence ATGCCAACTGATTCTCGAAAATACCTGGTCGGGCTCGTGAGTCCCGAGACGCTTACCGCCGCCGAGAGCGAAGAGTTCCACCCGGCGCGCATCGACTACGAAAGCTGCGATATCCTTGAAATCCGCTACGACTTTTTTGACGAATCCGAATGGGCAGGGCTTTCTGCAAGAATCCGCAAGCTCGTTCCGAAGGCGATCCAGCTTGGCACCATCCGCCTCAAGCGTGACGGCGGCACATTCCCCGACGCCCGCGCCATCGAGCGCCTCGGACTTTTCGAACAAATTCTAAACGCATCGGACATCCCGGAATGGCTCGACCTTGAACGCGACTGCCTGCACGACTACGACAAGCTTCGCGAGCTTACTGCCCCGAAAGGCGTAAAGATCCTCATTTCCGAACACAACTTTACCCGAATCCCGAACGACCTCGAACTCAAGAACTACCTCAACGACGTTAAACGGGTAAAGGCAGACGGCATCAAAATCGCCGCCATGAGCAACTCCGACGACGACTGCTCACGCCTCTACAAGTTCGCCAAAAAAGCAAAAGGACTCAAGTTCATCGCCGCATTCGGCATGGGCGAAACCGGTAAAACCAGCCGAATCTGGTCCTTGAAGGAGGGCGCAAACCTCACTTACGGATCCATCGGGAAAGCAGCCGCCCCTGGTCAAATTGACGTCGCTCTCATGAGAAAAGCCATCGACAGGCTAGAAACATCATCTTCCCAGTTAGAAATTTCTTCTTTTTTGGACACATTTTAG
- a CDS encoding ATP-dependent Clp protease proteolytic subunit yields MADCNENKEKQTPDMLKKAEEYLASKRRIFLWGGVDDESAERIVKQLLYLDSLNHDDIYFFINSPGGVISSGLAIYDCMNAIQSDVVTVCCGQAASMGAVLLTAGAKGKRAAWPNARIMIHQPLIHGEIVAPASDIQIQAEEMLRIRGITGKILAETSGHTIEQIDRDTERDNFMSAEEAKAYGLVDKVESII; encoded by the coding sequence ATGGCAGATTGTAACGAAAACAAAGAAAAGCAGACCCCAGACATGCTCAAGAAGGCTGAAGAATACCTCGCCTCCAAGCGCAGAATTTTCTTGTGGGGTGGTGTCGATGACGAAAGTGCCGAACGCATTGTGAAGCAGCTCCTTTACCTGGATTCCCTGAATCACGATGATATTTATTTCTTCATCAACAGCCCGGGTGGCGTGATTTCTAGTGGCCTTGCGATTTACGACTGCATGAATGCAATCCAGAGTGATGTCGTGACGGTTTGCTGCGGACAGGCAGCCTCGATGGGCGCCGTGCTCCTCACTGCCGGTGCAAAGGGCAAGCGCGCTGCATGGCCGAACGCCCGCATCATGATCCACCAGCCGCTCATTCACGGCGAGATTGTGGCGCCTGCAAGCGATATCCAGATCCAGGCCGAAGAAATGCTTCGCATCCGTGGCATCACGGGCAAGATCCTTGCTGAAACTTCTGGCCATACGATTGAACAGATTGACCGCGATACCGAACGCGACAACTTCATGTCTGCCGAAGAGGCCAAGGCTTACGGTCTCGTGGATAAAGTCGAGAGTATTATCTAA
- the ftsY gene encoding signal recognition particle-docking protein FtsY, which translates to MGLFSAIKSGLAKTRDALLGELKGIVGAGKITDETLEELEEHLIKADVGVEAAFLLTDALRENALGKSLTTEQVLDIMRNEAERLLKDPPPFELKGKPHVVLVIGVNGAGKTTTIGKLAARLKNEGKKVMIAACDTFRAAAIDQLETWAERSGAEFVKHQEGSDPAAVAYDACSAAVARGCDVVLIDTAGRLHNKDYLMEELKKIVRVIKKVSPDMPHDMWLVIDGNTGQNTINQTKIFNQSFPLTGLVVTKLDGTARGGSVLSIASSLQIPIRWVGMGERIDQLVEFNKRDYVDGLFENALENRE; encoded by the coding sequence ATGGGTTTATTTTCTGCAATTAAGAGCGGCCTTGCCAAGACCCGTGACGCTCTCCTCGGGGAGTTGAAGGGTATTGTCGGTGCCGGTAAGATTACGGACGAGACGCTCGAAGAACTCGAAGAGCATCTCATCAAGGCTGATGTCGGCGTCGAAGCGGCGTTCCTTTTGACGGATGCGCTCCGCGAAAACGCTTTGGGCAAGTCGCTTACGACAGAGCAGGTGCTCGACATCATGCGTAACGAAGCGGAACGCTTGCTCAAGGACCCGCCGCCGTTTGAACTCAAGGGTAAGCCGCATGTGGTGCTCGTGATTGGCGTGAACGGTGCCGGCAAGACGACGACGATCGGTAAGCTTGCTGCCCGTCTCAAGAACGAAGGCAAGAAGGTCATGATTGCTGCTTGCGATACGTTCCGTGCTGCGGCCATTGACCAGCTTGAAACATGGGCCGAGCGCTCGGGTGCTGAATTCGTGAAGCACCAGGAAGGCTCTGACCCGGCTGCTGTGGCGTACGATGCTTGCAGTGCTGCTGTCGCCCGCGGTTGCGATGTTGTCTTGATCGATACCGCTGGCCGTCTGCACAACAAAGACTACTTGATGGAAGAACTCAAGAAGATTGTCCGCGTCATCAAGAAGGTAAGCCCGGACATGCCGCATGACATGTGGCTCGTGATTGACGGCAACACCGGACAGAACACCATCAACCAGACGAAGATCTTTAACCAGAGCTTCCCCTTGACCGGTCTTGTGGTGACAAAGCTCGATGGAACCGCGCGTGGTGGCTCCGTGCTCTCGATTGCAAGTTCTCTGCAAATTCCGATCCGCTGGGTCGGCATGGGCGAACGCATCGACCAGCTCGTGGAATTTAACAAGCGCGACTACGTTGACGGGCTTTTTGAAAACGCTCTGGAAAACAGGGAGTAG
- a CDS encoding DUF255 domain-containing protein: protein MMRACLWIVLVLSLALSAFAAPPARPKLVHWMNYTEALEKAKGSNKLIFVDLYADWCVPCRIMDANTYSDPTVASLLNTRFFPVKLDVDSQDTIVCDGKRKTVQRCYFDVWNLSVLPAFVLIAPKGLSILTIKDSFTAEEMKYLLYQILEKEKEWISK from the coding sequence ATGATGAGAGCGTGTTTGTGGATTGTTCTGGTGCTAAGCCTTGCGCTTTCGGCTTTTGCGGCTCCTCCGGCGAGGCCAAAGCTTGTACACTGGATGAACTACACCGAAGCGCTGGAGAAGGCTAAAGGTTCGAACAAGCTTATTTTTGTGGACCTTTATGCAGACTGGTGTGTTCCATGCCGTATCATGGATGCAAACACTTATTCGGATCCGACGGTGGCGTCGCTTTTGAATACAAGATTTTTCCCGGTGAAACTCGACGTGGATTCGCAAGATACGATTGTTTGTGACGGAAAGCGCAAGACTGTCCAGCGTTGCTATTTTGACGTCTGGAACTTGAGCGTACTCCCTGCATTTGTCCTTATTGCCCCGAAAGGGCTTTCTATTTTGACGATAAAGGATTCGTTTACCGCCGAAGAAATGAAGTATTTGCTTTACCAGATTCTCGAAAAAGAGAAGGAATGGATTTCGAAATGA
- a CDS encoding glycosyltransferase family 2 protein, translated as MSENVLFYAQIAFWVLLFLIVHCYLLFPMTLPFVSEIFKRKKKMVDGTPELPTVSILISAYNEEAVIERKIHNILEIDYPKEKLEVLIGDDGSADKTAEIIARYADQGITLVKAPKNAGKAAMLNRLQKIAKNDILLFCDANTMFFPNVVRKLVDPFKDKKIGCACGHLILSDKSGSVLGKGESSYWDLESEIKKFEGVLDRLIGGNGALYAIRRELYTELPVKKSVMDDFFVTTKILQKGYFCTFVDSAIGTEQTSKESSGEYRRKVRIGRANFNYLFSYLPLLNPFRPLLAYLFFSHKIVRWFSPHIIILLYVANALLLTKGLFYQVTFGCMTLAFLVAVTKLLPSAYYFLLMNLAMLKGFFLAFKRERSGGWAREARSDE; from the coding sequence ATGAGTGAAAATGTACTCTTTTATGCTCAGATTGCATTCTGGGTTCTTTTGTTCCTGATTGTTCATTGCTATTTGCTTTTTCCGATGACGCTCCCGTTTGTGAGTGAAATTTTCAAGCGCAAGAAAAAGATGGTGGATGGCACTCCCGAACTCCCGACCGTGTCTATCCTGATTTCGGCGTATAACGAAGAAGCGGTGATCGAACGTAAGATCCACAACATTCTCGAAATTGACTACCCCAAGGAAAAGCTTGAAGTTTTGATCGGCGATGATGGCTCTGCGGACAAGACTGCAGAAATTATCGCCCGCTATGCCGACCAGGGAATCACCTTGGTCAAGGCTCCGAAAAATGCCGGCAAGGCGGCCATGCTGAACCGCTTGCAGAAAATTGCAAAGAACGATATTTTGTTGTTCTGCGATGCAAATACGATGTTCTTCCCGAATGTAGTGCGTAAGCTTGTGGACCCGTTCAAGGACAAGAAGATTGGTTGCGCTTGCGGCCACTTGATTCTTTCGGACAAGAGCGGAAGTGTGCTTGGCAAGGGCGAAAGCTCTTACTGGGATCTGGAAAGTGAAATCAAAAAGTTCGAAGGCGTGCTTGACCGTCTGATTGGTGGCAACGGCGCCCTTTATGCCATTCGCCGTGAACTTTATACGGAGCTTCCGGTCAAGAAGAGCGTCATGGACGACTTCTTTGTGACAACGAAGATTTTGCAGAAGGGTTATTTCTGTACGTTTGTGGATAGCGCCATTGGTACGGAGCAGACTTCGAAGGAATCGAGCGGTGAATACAGGCGCAAGGTGCGCATTGGTCGTGCGAACTTCAACTATTTGTTCTCTTACTTGCCGCTTTTGAATCCGTTCCGCCCGCTGTTGGCTTACCTGTTCTTCTCGCACAAGATTGTGCGCTGGTTCTCGCCGCATATCATTATTCTTTTGTACGTAGCGAATGCGCTTCTTTTGACGAAGGGCTTGTTCTATCAGGTGACTTTTGGATGCATGACGCTTGCGTTCCTTGTCGCAGTGACAAAGCTTTTGCCAAGTGCCTATTACTTCTTGCTCATGAACCTCGCGATGCTCAAGGGATTCTTCCTCGCGTTTAAGCGCGAACGCAGTGGTGGCTGGGCCCGCGAAGCCCGCAGCGACGAGTAG
- a CDS encoding glycoside hydrolase family 5 protein, protein MNKERLRGVNLGGWFSQVDCIEEKDPVGFPGVVGHIKTFLGTSDFKRIHDAGFNHVRLPVDYFNLFKGDDLKPDEEIFALLDKALKDIQDADLDVILDLHKCPGHDFHLASNHEQAFFADANARKDTRKIWAFMAERYSSMPRVMMELLNEPAASDSKVWDKVKDEIFWEIRKHAPKNTIVVGANKWNSAREFEFLTPLDDDNAIYSFHTYTPVTFTHQGAAWIDDPFFKIERPWPGDYAAPEVGGTTRLNVEYGRWDKAQLQASIQNALDFRAKYDLPVSCNEFGVYVQVPRKYQLAWMRDFLDILRDADVGYSYWNYKNLDFGLVSKGESLHNNLEQYNNPERLDTELMEMIAKG, encoded by the coding sequence ATGAATAAAGAAAGATTGCGCGGAGTGAATTTGGGCGGATGGTTCAGTCAGGTTGACTGCATCGAAGAAAAGGATCCTGTCGGTTTTCCAGGGGTCGTAGGTCACATCAAGACGTTCCTTGGAACAAGCGATTTCAAGCGCATCCACGATGCGGGGTTCAACCACGTTCGCTTGCCGGTTGACTACTTTAATTTATTTAAAGGCGACGACCTCAAGCCGGACGAAGAAATCTTTGCGCTCCTGGACAAGGCGCTCAAGGACATCCAGGATGCAGATCTGGACGTGATTCTCGACCTTCACAAGTGCCCGGGTCACGATTTCCACCTCGCCAGCAACCACGAACAAGCTTTCTTTGCCGATGCGAACGCCCGCAAGGACACGCGCAAGATCTGGGCTTTCATGGCCGAACGCTACAGCTCCATGCCGCGCGTGATGATGGAACTTTTGAATGAACCCGCCGCAAGCGATTCCAAGGTTTGGGATAAAGTCAAGGACGAAATCTTCTGGGAAATCCGCAAGCACGCTCCGAAGAACACTATCGTCGTAGGCGCCAACAAGTGGAACAGCGCCAGGGAATTCGAATTCTTGACACCGCTCGATGACGACAACGCAATCTACAGCTTCCATACCTACACGCCGGTGACGTTTACGCACCAGGGCGCCGCATGGATCGACGACCCGTTCTTCAAGATTGAACGCCCGTGGCCAGGCGATTACGCCGCCCCCGAAGTTGGCGGCACAACACGTTTGAACGTGGAATACGGCAGATGGGACAAGGCCCAGTTGCAGGCCAGCATCCAGAACGCCCTCGATTTCCGCGCCAAGTATGACTTGCCGGTAAGCTGCAACGAGTTCGGCGTTTACGTACAAGTTCCCCGCAAATATCAGCTTGCCTGGATGCGCGACTTCCTCGACATTCTCCGCGATGCCGACGTGGGCTACAGCTACTGGAACTACAAGAATCTGGACTTCGGTCTCGTTTCGAAGGGCGAATCACTCCACAACAATCTGGAACAGTACAATAACCCCGAACGCCTCGACACTGAACTCATGGAAATGATTGCGAAAGGGTAG
- a CDS encoding menaquinone biosynthetic enzyme MqnA/MqnD family protein: MTLRVGRIPFLVCAPFFFNSVGRENEFPEVAFVDGPPSAHSTGLKDGSIHLSPASSITFAQKPGAFVLSPSLCTSCSFEVRSVKLFSRYPISELSGKNIRMTSQSKTSVTLLRILLENRYGLSPEYVPGLAAESTDDACLLIGDLALEENERHRFAYSYDLGTLWQEWQGLPFVFGAWLISKEALSARLRLVLDDYMARLETSIREFRKNPSQALDVWLAKYPVKLPRPLVEDYFSVLDYRFTDERKQSLTLFFKLAAQMRLVESAPPIEFLE, translated from the coding sequence ATGACTCTCCGTGTTGGTCGAATCCCTTTTTTGGTCTGTGCGCCGTTTTTCTTCAATTCTGTCGGGCGCGAAAATGAATTTCCCGAGGTGGCTTTTGTCGATGGTCCGCCGAGTGCCCATAGTACAGGCCTCAAGGACGGCTCGATCCACCTTTCCCCGGCGTCCTCGATTACGTTTGCGCAAAAGCCGGGCGCCTTTGTGCTTTCGCCATCGCTCTGCACGTCGTGCTCTTTCGAGGTGCGGTCGGTCAAGCTTTTTTCGCGCTACCCGATCAGTGAACTTTCGGGCAAGAACATCCGCATGACTTCGCAGAGCAAAACGTCTGTTACTTTATTGAGGATTCTTCTTGAAAACCGCTATGGACTTTCGCCCGAATATGTGCCGGGGCTTGCTGCCGAATCGACCGATGATGCGTGTCTCTTGATAGGCGACCTTGCGCTTGAAGAAAATGAACGCCATCGCTTTGCGTATAGCTATGACTTGGGGACACTTTGGCAGGAATGGCAAGGATTACCTTTTGTGTTTGGTGCATGGCTTATTTCGAAGGAGGCGCTTTCGGCCCGCTTGCGGCTTGTTCTCGACGATTACATGGCGCGCCTGGAAACGAGCATCCGCGAGTTCCGCAAAAATCCGTCGCAGGCTCTGGACGTATGGCTTGCGAAGTATCCGGTGAAGTTGCCGCGCCCTCTTGTCGAAGATTACTTTAGCGTACTCGATTACCGATTCACCGACGAACGCAAACAGTCGCTGACGTTGTTTTTCAAATTGGCCGCTCAAATGAGGCTCGTTGAATCTGCGCCGCCGATAGAGTTTCTCGAGTAA
- a CDS encoding diguanylate cyclase gives MVEEKILIVDDDDVELKRDSDVLKAVGYDVIGCKSGAEALEYLNDNPVELVLLDVNMPGMNGYDVCLNIRKQFPLDDLPIIFLTNQENEASVTQGFQSGASDFVCKNSAPDILLARIAVHLRLTRSLRNLREISLTDDLTGAYNRRHAICSLRELFARSKRYGTNFSIVYFDLNGLKKVNDQHGHLAGDLLLRSVVNACNKLLRESDMLFRMGGDEFLVICPDTDLKGAFVCAERMQEAVKSLTIVDQTVCFAYGTASSTEDYKDMDEMLRSADSSMYECKRKMRAERG, from the coding sequence ATGGTAGAGGAAAAAATTCTTATCGTCGACGATGATGATGTTGAATTGAAAAGGGACTCGGATGTTCTGAAAGCAGTTGGGTACGATGTTATTGGCTGCAAGTCCGGTGCCGAGGCTTTGGAGTACTTGAACGATAATCCCGTGGAGCTTGTTCTGCTCGATGTCAACATGCCGGGAATGAACGGCTACGACGTTTGCCTGAATATACGCAAGCAGTTCCCGCTAGATGACCTGCCGATTATATTCCTCACGAATCAGGAGAACGAGGCCAGCGTAACGCAGGGGTTCCAGTCGGGGGCTTCTGACTTTGTTTGCAAAAATTCTGCGCCGGATATCCTGCTTGCAAGAATTGCTGTGCATCTGCGCCTGACGCGTTCGCTTCGCAACTTGCGCGAGATTTCCTTGACGGACGATCTGACGGGCGCCTACAACCGCAGGCATGCGATTTGTTCTTTGCGTGAACTGTTCGCGCGCAGCAAGCGCTACGGCACGAATTTCTCAATAGTTTATTTTGACTTGAACGGTCTTAAAAAGGTCAACGATCAGCACGGGCATTTGGCAGGCGACTTGCTGCTGCGTTCTGTCGTGAACGCTTGCAACAAGCTGCTCCGTGAATCGGATATGCTGTTCCGCATGGGCGGCGACGAGTTCCTGGTCATCTGCCCGGACACCGATCTGAAGGGTGCGTTCGTCTGTGCCGAGAGAATGCAGGAGGCGGTGAAGTCGCTTACGATTGTAGACCAGACGGTTTGCTTTGCTTATGGCACGGCAAGTTCCACCGAAGACTACAAGGACATGGACGAGATGTTGCGCAGCGCGGACTCTTCCATGTACGAATGCAAGCGCAAAATGCGCGCAGAACGCGGTTAG
- a CDS encoding bifunctional 4-hydroxy-2-oxoglutarate aldolase/2-dehydro-3-deoxy-phosphogluconate aldolase — protein sequence MNFLEFLQPMPVVGILRDIPQGAEEACVNASAKCGLKAIEVTMNTAAATEIIAKLKSIAKPLGIKVGAGTVRHGSDVEKAISAGAEFIVTPNTRHEVIRLSNTAGIPIIPGALTPTEVQKAYDLGATAIKIFPVNCVGGPEYIRALRGPFRDIPLMACGGVNAENAASYLKASANLLSFGGSIFNAELMKAGDWATIEARMQKLLEAVKAAIA from the coding sequence ATGAATTTTCTTGAATTTTTACAACCGATGCCGGTCGTGGGCATTCTCCGCGACATTCCTCAGGGTGCCGAAGAAGCGTGCGTGAACGCGTCCGCAAAGTGCGGGCTCAAGGCGATTGAGGTCACGATGAACACCGCAGCAGCAACCGAAATTATCGCAAAGCTCAAGTCCATTGCAAAGCCGCTTGGAATCAAGGTCGGCGCAGGTACAGTCCGTCACGGGAGCGATGTGGAAAAAGCGATTTCTGCAGGTGCCGAATTCATCGTCACGCCAAACACGCGTCACGAAGTCATCCGTCTTTCGAACACGGCAGGCATTCCGATTATCCCGGGTGCACTCACGCCGACCGAAGTGCAGAAGGCTTACGACCTTGGCGCAACCGCCATCAAGATTTTCCCGGTGAACTGCGTGGGCGGTCCGGAATACATCAGGGCTTTGCGCGGACCGTTCCGCGACATCCCGCTGATGGCATGCGGTGGCGTGAATGCAGAGAACGCCGCAAGCTACCTCAAGGCCAGTGCGAACCTGCTATCGTTCGGCGGAAGCATCTTCAATGCAGAACTGATGAAGGCTGGCGACTGGGCGACCATCGAAGCAAGGATGCAGAAACTGCTGGAAGCTGTCAAAGCAGCAATTGCGTAA
- a CDS encoding ABC transporter permease: MNPFTLAKIALRALLRNRMRTFLSVLGIVIGVAAVITMVAMGEGSKKSIKEQMTAMGTNAITIMPNQSRRGGVQTESAESLEEEDVIAIRENASYINGVSPMVSVGGQAIVGNNNSPTTLSGVSADYLKIRNYEIQDGVMFDDEADRMAKVCVIGQTVVKNLFPDTDPIGKTIRYKSIPLKVIGTLKAKGSGDFGQDQDDVIFTPYQTVMRRFSATTNIRQIYANSIGEGYAAKATEEIMTILKERRNWTKPTDPFRVFTQEEMIQMVTSTSDMLSLVLTAIAGISLFVGGIGIMNIMYVSVTERTKEIGLRMAIGARGRDILLQFLFESVIISLLGGAIGIALGIAASETVKIAMNWPMSVSVTSVIVSFGVCFATGVFFGWYPARKASRLDPIEALRFE; encoded by the coding sequence ATGAACCCGTTTACCTTAGCTAAGATTGCACTCCGCGCACTGCTCCGCAACCGGATGCGCACATTCCTCTCGGTGCTCGGCATCGTCATCGGCGTTGCAGCCGTCATCACCATGGTCGCCATGGGTGAAGGCTCCAAGAAATCCATCAAGGAACAGATGACCGCGATGGGCACAAACGCAATCACCATCATGCCAAACCAGAGCCGCCGAGGCGGCGTCCAGACGGAATCGGCCGAATCCCTTGAAGAAGAAGACGTCATCGCCATCCGCGAAAACGCAAGCTACATCAACGGCGTATCGCCAATGGTCTCAGTCGGCGGGCAAGCCATAGTCGGAAACAATAACTCCCCCACGACGCTTTCCGGCGTCTCGGCAGACTACCTCAAGATCCGCAACTACGAAATCCAGGACGGCGTGATGTTCGACGACGAAGCGGACCGCATGGCAAAAGTCTGCGTCATCGGGCAAACCGTCGTGAAAAACCTCTTCCCGGACACAGACCCGATTGGAAAAACAATCCGCTACAAGAGCATTCCGCTCAAGGTCATCGGCACATTAAAAGCAAAAGGCTCCGGCGATTTCGGGCAGGACCAGGACGACGTGATATTCACGCCGTACCAGACCGTAATGAGGCGCTTCTCCGCAACGACGAACATCCGGCAGATTTACGCAAACTCCATCGGCGAAGGCTACGCCGCAAAAGCCACCGAAGAAATCATGACCATCCTGAAGGAACGCCGCAACTGGACAAAACCGACCGACCCGTTCCGCGTGTTTACGCAAGAAGAAATGATCCAGATGGTCACAAGCACATCCGACATGCTCTCGCTCGTGCTTACCGCCATCGCTGGAATTAGTTTGTTTGTTGGCGGTATCGGCATCATGAACATCATGTACGTGTCCGTCACGGAACGCACCAAGGAAATCGGGCTTCGCATGGCCATCGGCGCCCGCGGCCGCGACATCCTTTTGCAGTTCCTCTTTGAATCCGTGATCATCAGTTTGCTCGGAGGAGCCATCGGAATTGCACTTGGCATTGCCGCCTCCGAAACGGTAAAGATTGCCATGAACTGGCCCATGAGCGTTTCCGTCACAAGCGTCATCGTGAGCTTTGGCGTGTGCTTTGCGACAGGCGTGTTCTTCGGATGGTACCCCGCCCGCAAGGCAAGCAGACTTGACCCGATCGAAGCGCTGAGGTTTGAATAG
- a CDS encoding ABC transporter ATP-binding protein, translated as MQTASPILSVQNLRRDFKMGDETVHALRGVSFDIYPGEFVTIMGTSGSGKSTMLNILGCMDRPTSGHYILDGQHTETLKRDALARIRSQKLGFVFQSYNLLSRTTAIENVELPLLYNSKISAEERHHRAIEALKMVGLESRMNHLPNQLSGGQQQRVAIARALVNDPVIILADEATGNLDTRTSYEIMMIFQELHRQGKTIAFVTHEPDIATFSGRTITLRDGLLKKDVINEKVQDAKVAFEMLPPPETFEDDDEGEVE; from the coding sequence ATGCAAACCGCTTCACCGATTCTTTCTGTACAAAATTTGCGCCGTGATTTTAAAATGGGCGACGAGACCGTCCACGCTCTCCGGGGAGTAAGTTTCGACATCTACCCAGGGGAATTCGTAACGATCATGGGAACATCCGGTTCCGGCAAGTCCACCATGCTGAACATTCTGGGGTGCATGGATCGACCGACTTCCGGACACTATATATTGGACGGACAGCATACCGAAACACTGAAACGCGATGCGCTCGCCCGCATCCGGAGCCAGAAACTCGGATTCGTTTTCCAGAGCTACAACCTGCTCAGCCGCACGACCGCCATCGAAAACGTGGAACTCCCGTTACTGTACAATTCCAAAATTTCCGCTGAAGAGCGCCACCACCGCGCCATCGAAGCGTTAAAGATGGTCGGACTCGAAAGCCGCATGAACCATTTGCCGAACCAGCTCTCGGGCGGCCAGCAGCAACGCGTAGCCATCGCCCGTGCGCTCGTGAACGACCCCGTAATCATTCTCGCCGACGAAGCGACCGGCAACCTCGACACCCGCACTAGCTACGAAATCATGATGATTTTCCAGGAGCTGCACAGGCAGGGCAAGACAATCGCCTTCGTGACGCACGAACCCGACATCGCCACGTTCAGCGGACGCACCATCACACTTCGCGACGGTTTACTGAAAAAAGATGTCATCAACGAAAAAGTGCAAGATGCAAAAGTCGCATTCGAGATGCTCCCGCCACCAGAAACATTTGAAGACGATGATGAAGGAGAAGTGGAATGA